The Pyrenophora tritici-repentis strain M4 chromosome 10, whole genome shotgun sequence genome contains a region encoding:
- a CDS encoding Dimer-Tnp-hAT domain containing protein, whose amino-acid sequence MSSCRAVSRTSHIWKYGLQYIRDSDKKEVYYCHECRVGKSKQELFVINGTSRIRNHLEQKHQIDPQSGIKRKGSVRKSIIDQQKDGAASSIFFWKKNQYFRELLLFLNPALLNHLPKAAKTIRSWVMNAFISKKQQLREDLHHSRSRISISFDLWTSPNPYAILGVVAMWIDTTGMRRVTALGMRRIYGEHTGENLGSVVLELLEEYDISGDQIGYFMLDNASANDTAVEFILKDLCPWMKSKQRRHRRLRCLGHVINLCCQAFLMGRNCEKYLAKLEKHHQRGDYTKVEELWKKFGCLGRLHNLVRYIRLTPQRREEFATIIIGGDLSQFDGLELIQNNSTRWNSWFYSITRALNVRERLELFSARHVPGKGSVGIANFKLDGQHWFELGKIELALKDFYAATLLSEGKKTSLADWFSTLDCLLREISETKDHYHDIHTEDDNNFTWKYLQGCADAAWLKCVEYYNNQQLNWQNRFPEDTDLPPAYYAAQILDPYRKWMVQARKKRWFENELFSARHVPGKGSVGIANFKLDGQHWFELGKIELALKDFYAATLLSEGKKTSLADWFSTLDCLLREISETKDHYHDIHTEDDNNFTWKYLQGCADAAWLKCVEYYNNQQLNWQNRFPEDTDLPPAYYAAQILDPYRKCGWFRQEWVLHGDEEKKRWFENAQLAVKHLWETEYKGRYPVEMLPPPARKERDPDPAFDRQREHKRIRIDAPVSTTDLYEQYISTDRLHNEEAGCNEAIAYWLSRYDSQRDLARFALDMFAISPMSDECERLFSSAKLTIVDRRGRLKADIIEACECLRAWYGKPQAEGNSDIEDSENEDD is encoded by the exons atgagttcgtgcagggcggtatcac gtacatcacacatctggaagtacggactccaatacattcgagatagcgataagaaagaggtgtattactgccatgagtgcagggttgggaagagcaagcaagagttgtttgtcatcaatggcacttctaggatccggaatcacctggaacagaagcaccagattgatccccagagtggcatcaagcgaaagggttctgtacggaagtctataatcgaccagcaaaaggatggggctgcttccagcatctttttctggaaga agaaccagtactttcgtgaactactcctctttttaaatccggcactactcaaccacctcccgaaggctgcgaagactatccgaagctgggtaatgaatgcattcatatcgaagaagcaacagcttagggaggacctacaccattcacggagtaggatctctatctcctttgatctctggacttcaccaaacccttacgctatcctaggcgtcgtcgctatgtggattgatactaccggcatgcgacgtgttaccgctttaggtatgcgacgtatatacggcgaacatactggagagaatcttggatcggtggtccttgaattgctggaagaatacgacattagcggagatcagattggatactttatgctggataatgcctcggcaaatgataccgctgttgagtttatactcaaggatctctgcccatggatgaagtcaaaacaacgtcgtcatcgccggctgcgttgcttgggccatgtcatcaacctctgttgccaggcgttccttatggggcgaaactgtgagaagtatcttgcgaagctggagaagcatcatcaacgtggcgactatacgaaggtggaagagctctggaagaagttcggatgtttgggtcgtcttcacaacctggtgcgatacatcaggcttactccacaacggcgtgaggagtttgctacaattattatcggcggagatctttcgcaattcgacgggcttgagcttatccagaacaactcgacccgctggaactcatggttttattcgattacacgtgcattaaatgttcgagaacgtttagagctcttctcggctcgtcatgtacctggaaagggctccgtagggatcgcgaactttaagcttgatggacagcactggtttgagcttggaaagattgaactcgctctcaaagacttctatgctgcaactttgctttctgaaggtaagaagacgtcacttgcggactggttttcaactttggactgccttctccgggagataagcgagacgaaggatcactaccacgacatccacactgaggacgataacaactttacatggaagtaccttcaaggctgcgctgatgctgcttggttaaagtgcgttgagtactataacaatcagcagctgaattggcaaaatcgattccctgaagatactgaccttccaccggcatattatgcggctcaaatccttgatccatatcgcaagtggatggttcaggcaaga aagaagaggtggtttgaaaacgagctcttctcggctcgtcatgtacctggaaagggctccgtagggatcgcgaactttaagcttgatggacagcactggtttgagcttggaaagattgaactcgctctcaaagacttctatgctgcaactttgctttctgaaggtaagaagacgtcacttgcggactggttttcaactttggactgccttctccgggagataagcgagacgaaggatcactaccacgacatccacactgaggacgataacaactttacatggaagtaccttcaaggctgcgctgatgctgcttggttaaagtgcgttgagtactataacaatcagcagctgaattggcaaaatcgattccctgaagatactgaccttccaccggcatattatgcggctcaaatccttgatccatatcgcaagtgtggatggttcaggcaagagtgggttcttcatggcgacgaagagaagaagaggtggtttgaaaacgcacaattagcggtgaagcatctctgggagacagagtataagggaaggtaccctgtcgagatgctgccaccaccagccaggaaggagagagatcctgacccagcatttgatcgccagcgggaacataagcgcattcgaatagacgctccagtttctacaactgatttgtatgaacaatacatctctactgaccggcttcataacgaagaggcaggttgcaatgaggctattgcgtactggctatctcgctacgactcccaacgagatctcgctcgcttcgctctagacatgtttgcgatctcgcctatgtcggatgaatgcgaacgtctttttagtagcgcgaagcttactatcgtcgatcgccgtggtaggctgaaggcagatattatagaagcgtgcgagtgtctccgggcctggtatggaaagccccaagctgaggggaacagcgatatcgaggatagtgagaacgaagacgactag